A window from Telopea speciosissima isolate NSW1024214 ecotype Mountain lineage chromosome 8, Tspe_v1, whole genome shotgun sequence encodes these proteins:
- the LOC122672431 gene encoding NAC domain-containing protein 1-like, giving the protein MSIPSLPAAVRFNPNDTQMLYYLKDKILGRLQLPAGVPDGYFSDNINPYSYDPVELPKGEDFNDYSEAFYFTNKPENRNVKDGFWRASTSPEKIFDNGQMLGFKEEFHFFWSLQSETVNTCWIMHEFSVIPAIFSEDERKANGNRIESYIACRIQYKPSVYMSEEELEELMADD; this is encoded by the exons atgtcGATTCCAAGTTTGCCAGCGGCAGTTAGATTCAATCCCAACGATACCCAGATGCTCTATTATCTCAAGGACAAGATTTTGGGTCGACTTCAACTTCCTGCTGGTGTTCCTGATGGTTATTTCTCAGACAATATCAATCCCTACAGTTACGACcctgttgaacttcccaaag GTGAAGACTTTAATGATTACAGTGAAGCATTTTACTTCACCAACAAACCAGAGAACCGTAATGTGAAAGATGGTTTCTGGAGGGCTTCTACTTCGCCTGAGAAGATCTTCGATAATGGCCAAATGCTAGGGTTCAAGGAGGAGTTCCATTTTTTCTGGTCACTACAAAGTGAAACAGTCAATACCTGCTGGATTATGCATGAGTTCAGTGTAATCCCGGCTATATTTTCTGAAGATGAGCGCAAAGCTAATGGAAACAGG ATCGAGAGCTATATTGCATGTAGAATTCAGTACAAGCCCTCGGTTTACATGTCTGAGGAAGAATTGGAAGAGCTAATGGCAGACGACTGA
- the LOC122672432 gene encoding NAC domain-containing protein 1-like, which translates to MSNPNLPSGFRFIPTDSDLIYFLKDKLLDRLQLPAGLIPDNINPYTYDPVQLPKGEDFKHDNNAFFFIYKQENRTIKDGFWRAFALPKKIFNKDQMIGFKEEFVFSWSIQNEIIKTNWIMYEYSINPAVFSDDQQKAIGNNMESYIVCGTHYRPSHNLYEEELEELIR; encoded by the exons ATGTCGAATCCAAATTTGCCAAGTGGATTTAGATTCATTCCCACTGATAGCGATCTGATCTATTTTCTCAAGGACAAGCTTTTGGATCGTCTTCAACTTCCTGCTGGTCTTATCCCAGACAATATTAATCCCTACACTTACGACCCTGTCCAACTTCCCAAAG GTGAAGACTTTAAACATGACAATAATGCATTTTTCTTCATTTACAAACAAGAGAACCGAACTATAAAAGATGGTTTCTGGAGGGCTTTTGCTTTGCCTAAGAAGATCTTCAATAAGGACCAAATGATAGGATTCAAGGAAGAGTTTGTTTTTTCCTGGTCAATACAAAATGAAATAATCAAAACCAACTGGATTATGTATGAATACAGCATAAACCCCGCTGTATTTTCAGATGATCAGCAAAAAGCTATTGGAAACAAC ATGGAAAGCTATATAGTGTGTGGAACTCATTACAGGCCCTCGCATAACCTGTATGAGGAAGAATTGGAAGAGCTAATCAGATAA